A window of the Pseudomonas fluorescens genome harbors these coding sequences:
- the mdtD gene encoding multidrug transporter subunit MdtD, protein MPNRPPLDAITARWLPWVVAIAFFMQSLDGTILNTALPAMARDLAEDPLRMQGVIIAYMLTVALLIPASGWIADRFGTKKIFFGAILLFSLGSLLCALSSSLSMLIGARVIQGLGGALMLPVGRLVVLRAYPRSELVRIMGFITIPGLLGPLIGPTMGGWMVEYLTWHWIFLINLPVGVIGCYAVWKFIPDLRGTERTRFDSLGFLLFGAAMILITIAMEGLGELHLPHLRVMLLLFGGMACLAAYWLRAGRVENPLFAPSLFKTRTFAVGIIGNLFARLGSGALPFLVPLLLQVALGYSPSQAGMSMLPLAAAAMFAKWMARPLIERLGYRIVLTGNTLALGIMLASMGLVSEQTPYWLLLCLLAILGAINSLQFTAMNTVTLIDLDDASASSGNSLLSVVAQLSLSLGVACAGALLGGFTAEIGNDGVETVLGAFQLTFVTVGVMAMLAATIFSQLSKEDGRRVKRPDEHPDEHIEH, encoded by the coding sequence ATGCCCAACCGCCCGCCTCTCGACGCCATCACCGCCCGCTGGTTGCCGTGGGTCGTCGCCATCGCTTTCTTCATGCAGTCCCTCGACGGGACCATCCTCAACACCGCCCTGCCGGCCATGGCCAGGGATCTGGCCGAAGACCCGCTGCGCATGCAGGGCGTGATCATCGCCTACATGCTCACCGTGGCCCTGCTGATTCCGGCCTCGGGCTGGATCGCCGACCGCTTCGGCACCAAGAAAATCTTCTTCGGCGCGATCCTGCTGTTCAGCCTCGGCTCGCTGCTCTGCGCCTTGTCGAGCAGCCTGAGCATGCTGATCGGCGCGCGAGTGATCCAGGGCCTCGGCGGTGCGCTGATGCTGCCGGTCGGGCGTTTGGTGGTGCTGCGCGCCTACCCGCGTTCGGAACTGGTGCGGATCATGGGCTTCATCACCATTCCCGGCCTGCTCGGCCCGCTGATCGGCCCGACCATGGGCGGCTGGATGGTCGAATACCTGACGTGGCACTGGATCTTCCTGATCAACCTGCCGGTCGGCGTCATCGGTTGCTACGCGGTGTGGAAATTCATCCCCGACCTGCGCGGCACCGAGCGCACGCGTTTCGATAGCCTCGGCTTCCTGCTGTTCGGCGCGGCGATGATTCTGATCACCATCGCTATGGAAGGCCTTGGCGAATTGCATCTACCGCACCTGCGGGTGATGTTGCTGCTGTTCGGCGGCATGGCGTGTCTGGCGGCGTACTGGTTGCGCGCCGGGCGTGTCGAGAATCCGCTGTTCGCGCCTTCGCTGTTCAAGACCCGCACGTTTGCGGTGGGGATCATCGGTAACCTGTTCGCCCGTCTTGGCAGCGGCGCGTTGCCGTTTCTGGTGCCGTTGCTGCTGCAGGTGGCGCTGGGTTATTCACCGTCGCAGGCCGGGATGAGCATGCTGCCGCTGGCCGCTGCAGCGATGTTTGCCAAATGGATGGCGCGGCCGCTGATCGAACGTCTCGGCTATCGCATCGTACTCACCGGCAACACGCTGGCACTGGGGATCATGCTGGCGAGCATGGGCCTGGTCAGCGAGCAGACACCGTATTGGCTGTTGTTGTGCCTGCTGGCGATTCTCGGCGCGATCAACTCGCTGCAGTTCACCGCGATGAACACCGTGACCCTGATCGATCTCGACGACGCCAGCGCCAGCAGTGGCAACAGTCTGCTGTCGGTGGTTGCGCAGTTGTCGCTGAGTCTCGGGGTGGCCTGCGCCGGTGCCCTGCTCGGCGGCTTCACGGCGGAAATCGGTAATGATGGCGTTGAAACCGTGCTGGGTGCGTTCCAGCTGACGTTCGTGACCGTGGGTGTCATGGCGATGCTGGCGGCGACAATCTTCTCGCAACTCTCGAAAGAGGACGGACGGCGCGTCAAACGTCCCGATGAACATCCGGACGAACACATCGAACATTAA
- the dbpA gene encoding ATP-dependent RNA helicase DbpA: protein MTTIATAFNTLPLSAAMLANLDSLGYAQMTPIQAQSLPVILKGMDLIAQAKTGSGKTAAFGIGLLNPINPRYFGCQALVICPTRELADQVAKEIRRLARAEDNIKVLTLCGGVSFGPQIGSLEHGAHIIVGTPGRLQQHLRKGSLVLDGLNTLILDEADRMLDMGFYDAIEDIIEQTPTRRQTLLFSATYPVGIKQLASKFMRDPQTVKAEAFHDDTQIEQRFYEISPEERMSAVTKVLHHFRPASTVAFCFTKQQVQETVDHLTSKGISAVGLHGDLEQRDRDQVLAMFANRSTSVLVATDVAARGLDIDSLDMVINVELARDSEIHIHRVGRTGRAGEKGIAVSLVAPSEAHRAQAIEQLQKTPLNWDQVDNLKSQGGAPLQPPMSTLCIAGGRKDKVRPGDILGALTGEAGIPGAQVGKIAIFDFQSYVAVERTVVMQALQRLNNGKIKGRSLRVRVL, encoded by the coding sequence GTGACCACCATCGCCACCGCTTTTAATACTTTGCCGCTGTCCGCCGCCATGCTGGCTAACCTCGACTCCCTCGGTTATGCCCAGATGACGCCGATCCAGGCGCAGAGCTTGCCGGTGATCCTCAAGGGGATGGACCTGATCGCCCAGGCCAAGACCGGCAGCGGCAAGACCGCCGCGTTCGGCATCGGCCTGCTGAACCCGATCAATCCGCGCTACTTCGGTTGCCAGGCGCTGGTGATTTGCCCGACTCGCGAGCTGGCCGACCAGGTCGCCAAGGAAATCCGCCGTCTGGCCCGTGCCGAAGACAACATCAAGGTCCTGACCCTGTGCGGCGGCGTGTCCTTCGGCCCGCAGATCGGCTCGCTGGAGCACGGCGCGCACATCATCGTCGGCACTCCGGGCCGCCTCCAGCAGCACCTGCGCAAGGGTTCTCTGGTTCTCGACGGCCTGAACACGCTGATCCTCGACGAGGCCGACCGCATGCTCGACATGGGTTTCTACGACGCGATCGAAGACATCATCGAGCAGACCCCGACCCGCCGTCAGACCCTGCTGTTCTCGGCAACCTACCCGGTGGGCATCAAGCAACTGGCGTCGAAGTTCATGCGTGATCCGCAAACGGTCAAGGCCGAAGCGTTCCACGACGACACCCAGATCGAGCAGCGCTTTTACGAGATTTCCCCGGAAGAGCGCATGAGCGCGGTGACCAAGGTTCTGCATCACTTCCGCCCGGCCTCCACCGTGGCGTTCTGCTTCACCAAGCAGCAAGTGCAGGAAACCGTCGATCACCTGACCTCCAAAGGCATTTCCGCCGTCGGCCTGCACGGCGATCTGGAACAGCGTGACCGCGATCAGGTGCTGGCGATGTTCGCCAACCGCAGCACTTCGGTGCTGGTTGCCACCGACGTTGCCGCCCGTGGCCTGGACATCGATTCGCTGGACATGGTGATCAACGTCGAGCTGGCCCGGGATTCGGAAATCCACATTCACCGTGTTGGACGTACCGGTCGTGCGGGCGAGAAAGGCATCGCGGTCAGCCTGGTGGCGCCGTCGGAAGCGCACCGCGCGCAAGCCATCGAACAACTGCAGAAAACCCCGCTGAACTGGGATCAGGTGGACAACCTCAAGTCACAGGGCGGTGCCCCGCTGCAACCGCCGATGAGCACGCTGTGCATTGCTGGCGGGCGCAAGGACAAGGTGCGTCCGGGCGACATTCTCGGCGCACTGACCGGTGAAGCCGGCATTCCGGGCGCTCAGGTCGGCAAGATCGCGATCTTCGACTTCCAGTCGTATGTGGCCGTCGAGCGCACCGTGGTCATGCAGGCGCTGCAGCGTTTGAACAACGGCAAGATCAAGGGCCGTTCGCTGCGCGTTCGCGTCTTGTAA
- a CDS encoding NAD(P)/FAD-dependent oxidoreductase, producing MRSTEVVIIGAGAAGLMCALTAAGRGRQVLLLDHANKAGKKILMSGGGRCNFTNMYTEPSNFLSQNAHFCKSALARYTQWDFIGMVAKHGVPYHEKKLGQLFCDNKSSDILGMLLDECDQVGVNLHLDTSIQTIEKVEGGYLLDTTLGQIQCQSLVIATGGLSIPTLGATGFGYQVAKQFGHDLLPTRAGLVPFTITDQLKDLCTELSGTSVDCLVSCNDQSFRENILFTHRGLSGPAILQISSFWEPGDTVEINLLPDHDAASWLQQQTAERPNSELKTLLGEIFTKKMANLLADNWFVSKPMKQYTHAELADIAEKLASWKVVPAGTEGYRTAEVTLGGVDTREVSSKTMESLKSPGLYFVGEVLDVTGHLGGFNFQWAWASGYAAAQYV from the coding sequence TTGCGCTCTACCGAAGTCGTGATCATTGGCGCTGGCGCCGCAGGGTTGATGTGTGCACTGACCGCCGCCGGGCGCGGGCGTCAGGTGTTGCTGCTCGACCACGCGAACAAGGCCGGCAAGAAAATCCTGATGTCCGGCGGTGGGCGCTGCAACTTCACCAACATGTACACCGAACCGAGCAATTTCCTCTCGCAGAATGCGCACTTCTGCAAATCTGCGCTGGCCCGTTACACCCAGTGGGATTTCATCGGCATGGTCGCCAAGCACGGCGTGCCATATCACGAGAAAAAACTCGGCCAACTGTTCTGCGATAACAAATCCAGCGACATCCTCGGCATGCTGCTGGACGAGTGCGATCAAGTCGGCGTCAATCTGCACCTCGACACCTCGATCCAGACCATCGAGAAAGTTGAAGGCGGCTACCTGCTCGACACCACCCTCGGCCAGATCCAGTGCCAGTCGCTGGTGATCGCCACTGGCGGCCTGTCGATCCCGACGTTGGGCGCGACCGGTTTCGGTTATCAGGTCGCCAAGCAATTCGGCCACGACCTGCTGCCGACCCGCGCCGGGCTGGTGCCGTTCACCATCACCGATCAGCTCAAGGACTTGTGCACCGAATTGTCCGGCACCTCGGTGGATTGTCTGGTCAGCTGCAACGATCAGAGCTTTCGCGAGAACATCCTGTTCACCCACCGTGGCCTCAGCGGCCCGGCGATTCTGCAGATTTCCTCGTTCTGGGAGCCGGGCGACACCGTCGAGATCAACCTGCTGCCCGACCACGACGCCGCAAGCTGGCTGCAACAGCAGACCGCCGAGCGTCCGAACAGCGAACTGAAAACCCTGCTCGGCGAAATCTTCACCAAGAAGATGGCCAACCTGCTGGCGGACAACTGGTTCGTCTCCAAACCGATGAAGCAATACACCCACGCCGAACTGGCAGACATCGCGGAGAAACTGGCTAGCTGGAAAGTCGTGCCGGCCGGCACCGAAGGCTACCGCACGGCCGAGGTGACGCTGGGTGGCGTCGACACCCGCGAAGTGTCGTCCAAGACCATGGAATCGCTGAAAAGCCCGGGCCTTTACTTCGTTGGTGAAGTGCTGGATGTCACCGGGCATCTGGGCGGATTCAACTTCCAGTGGGCGTGGGCATCGGGTTACGCGGCGGCGCAATACGTCTGA
- the yccS gene encoding YccS family putative transporter — protein MSSTSFRQSLRRLWALDKFSYSVRVFIALTGSMALCWYQDEMGLLIPLFLGIIASALAETDDSWQGRLNALAVTLVCFSVAALSVELLFPYPIVFVIALALASFGLTMLGALGERYGAIASATLILSVYTMIGVDQRGGAVTDFWHEPMLLVAGAAWYGLLSVLWQAMFSNQPVQQSLARLFRELGYYLKLKSSLFEPIRQMDVEARRLELAQQNGRVVAALNSAKEIILHRVGNGRPGSKVSRYLKLYFLAQDIHERASSSHYPYNALADAFFHSDVLFRCQRLLRQQGKACRALAESIQMRQPFIYDATFAEALSDLHASLEHLRIQSNPAWRGLLRSLRALAANLGTLDRLLSDASNPDALADATDSSLLDRSPRNFKDVWIRLRTQLTPTSLLFRHALRLPLALSIGYGMVHLIHPSQGYWIILTTLFVCQPNYGATRRKLGQRIFGTAIGLTIAWALFDLFPNPLVQSCFAIAAGVVFFTNRTTRYTVATAAITIMVLFCFNQVGDGYGLFVPRLFDTLLGSLIAGLAVFLFLPDWQGRRLNKVLANTLTCNSIYLRQIMQQYAAGKSDDLAYRLARRNAHNADAALSTTLANMLMEPGHFRKEADVGFRFLVLSHTLLSYLSGLGAHRETQLPAEVREHLIDGAGVSLAASIDEIAQGLASKQPIAIQSDEEEALANELEQMPDEIDEGQRLVQTQLALICRQLGPLRTLAAHLIKDTAED, from the coding sequence ATGTCCTCGACCTCGTTTCGTCAGTCTTTGCGGCGCCTGTGGGCGCTGGATAAATTCAGCTACAGCGTGCGGGTGTTCATCGCCCTGACCGGCAGCATGGCGCTGTGCTGGTATCAGGATGAAATGGGACTGCTGATCCCGCTGTTCCTCGGGATCATCGCCAGCGCCCTGGCCGAGACCGACGACAGTTGGCAGGGCCGCCTCAATGCACTGGCGGTGACGCTGGTGTGTTTCAGCGTTGCGGCGCTGTCCGTCGAACTGCTCTTCCCCTACCCCATCGTATTCGTCATCGCTCTGGCGCTGGCCAGTTTCGGCCTGACCATGCTCGGTGCGCTCGGCGAGCGTTATGGCGCGATTGCTTCGGCGACGCTGATTCTTTCCGTCTACACCATGATCGGCGTGGATCAGCGCGGTGGCGCGGTCACGGATTTCTGGCACGAGCCGATGCTGCTGGTGGCCGGTGCCGCGTGGTACGGCCTGCTGTCGGTGCTGTGGCAGGCAATGTTTTCCAATCAGCCGGTGCAGCAGAGTCTGGCGCGGCTGTTCCGCGAACTCGGCTATTACCTGAAGCTGAAATCCTCGCTGTTCGAGCCGATCCGTCAGATGGACGTCGAAGCACGGCGACTGGAACTGGCCCAGCAGAACGGCCGGGTCGTCGCAGCCCTGAACAGCGCCAAGGAAATCATCCTGCATCGGGTCGGCAACGGTCGGCCCGGCTCGAAAGTCAGCCGCTACCTGAAGCTGTACTTCCTGGCGCAAGACATTCACGAACGCGCCAGTTCTTCGCACTATCCCTATAACGCGCTGGCCGATGCATTTTTCCATAGCGATGTCTTGTTCCGCTGCCAGCGGCTGCTGCGCCAGCAAGGCAAGGCCTGTCGGGCGCTGGCGGAATCGATCCAGATGCGTCAGCCGTTCATTTACGACGCGACATTCGCCGAAGCCCTGAGCGACCTGCACGCCTCCCTCGAACACCTGCGCATCCAGAGCAACCCGGCCTGGCGCGGACTGCTCCGTTCATTGCGCGCACTGGCGGCCAACCTCGGCACCCTCGACCGTTTGCTCAGCGACGCCAGCAACCCCGACGCCCTGGCCGATGCCACCGACAGCAGCCTGCTCGACCGCTCGCCGCGCAACTTCAAGGACGTTTGGATTCGTCTGCGCACGCAGCTGACGCCGACCTCGCTGCTGTTCCGTCACGCCCTGCGTTTGCCACTGGCGCTGAGCATCGGCTACGGCATGGTGCACCTGATTCACCCGTCGCAAGGCTACTGGATCATTCTCACCACGCTGTTCGTCTGCCAGCCGAACTACGGCGCCACCCGGCGCAAACTCGGCCAGCGTATTTTCGGCACGGCGATCGGCCTGACGATTGCCTGGGCGCTGTTCGATCTGTTTCCGAATCCGCTGGTGCAGTCGTGCTTCGCCATCGCCGCGGGCGTGGTGTTCTTTACCAACCGCACCACCCGCTACACCGTGGCGACCGCCGCAATCACGATCATGGTGCTGTTCTGCTTCAACCAGGTCGGCGACGGCTACGGGCTGTTTGTGCCGAGGCTGTTCGATACCTTGCTCGGCAGCCTGATTGCGGGGCTTGCGGTGTTCCTGTTCCTGCCGGACTGGCAGGGTCGGCGCCTGAACAAAGTGCTGGCCAACACCCTCACCTGCAACAGCATTTACCTGCGCCAGATCATGCAGCAATACGCCGCCGGCAAGAGCGACGACCTCGCCTATCGCCTGGCCCGACGCAACGCGCACAACGCCGATGCGGCACTCTCCACGACGCTGGCGAACATGCTGATGGAGCCGGGGCATTTCCGGAAGGAAGCCGACGTCGGTTTCCGCTTCCTGGTGCTGTCGCACACCTTGCTCAGCTATCTGTCAGGCCTCGGCGCACACCGGGAAACTCAACTGCCGGCCGAGGTGCGCGAACACCTGATCGACGGCGCCGGGGTGAGTCTGGCGGCGAGCATCGATGAAATCGCCCAAGGCCTGGCGAGCAAACAGCCTATTGCGATTCAGAGCGATGAGGAAGAAGCGCTGGCCAACGAGCTGGAGCAAATGCCGGACGAAATCGACGAAGGCCAGCGGCTGGTGCAGACACAGCTGGCGCTGATCTGCCGCCAGCTCGGGCCGTTGCGCACGCTGGCGGCGCATCTGATCAAAGACACAGCCGAAGATTGA
- a CDS encoding substrate-binding periplasmic protein, producing the protein MPRLHRAFALIGLLLLGQSAAAEKLRLVFDVWPPFTDDTLVNGGLATDIVSTALARAGYASGYEQVPWARALMGVGEGRYDVLVNAWYNDERTKLGQFSAEYLLNRVRFLKRKDAPIEYNNLQELHTYPIAVVRGYAYSAPFDADTALQKVPVHNFAMAVRMLAADRVKLTLEDEYVARYYLARESPKVRNAVEFLPKPLSENSLHILVSLKNPQHEQIVAGFDKAIASMKADGSYDKLLRQHGM; encoded by the coding sequence ATGCCGCGATTGCATCGAGCCTTTGCTTTGATCGGATTGCTGTTGCTGGGTCAAAGCGCTGCAGCGGAGAAATTGCGTCTGGTATTCGACGTCTGGCCGCCCTTTACCGATGACACGCTCGTCAACGGTGGGCTGGCGACCGACATCGTCAGCACGGCCCTGGCCCGCGCCGGTTATGCCAGCGGTTACGAGCAAGTGCCGTGGGCGCGGGCGTTGATGGGGGTTGGCGAAGGACGTTACGACGTGCTGGTCAACGCCTGGTACAACGACGAGCGCACGAAGCTGGGGCAGTTTTCTGCCGAGTACCTGCTCAATCGCGTGCGTTTTCTCAAGCGCAAAGACGCGCCCATCGAATACAACAACCTGCAGGAACTGCACACCTATCCGATTGCGGTCGTGCGCGGCTACGCCTATTCGGCGCCGTTCGATGCCGACACCGCGTTGCAGAAGGTCCCTGTGCATAACTTCGCCATGGCTGTGCGCATGCTCGCGGCGGACCGGGTCAAGCTGACCCTGGAAGACGAATACGTCGCTCGCTATTACCTGGCCCGGGAATCACCGAAAGTGCGCAACGCGGTGGAGTTTCTGCCCAAGCCGCTGAGCGAGAACAGCCTGCACATTCTGGTCAGCCTGAAGAACCCGCAGCACGAACAGATCGTGGCCGGGTTCGACAAGGCGATTGCGTCGATGAAGGCCGATGGCAGCTATGACAAGCTGCTCAGGCAGCACGGGATGTAA
- a CDS encoding GNAT family N-acetyltransferase, with product MTIEWVCKHHSDLGLEQLYAILKLRSEVFVVEQRCAYLDPDGQDLDGDTCHLMGWDGDQLVAYLRLLDPESQGGDVVIGRVLTAPAGRGKGLGHEMMEQALKQAEKRWPEVPIYLSAQAHLQGYYGRYGFVVAGEEYLEDDIPHIGMRRS from the coding sequence ATGACAATCGAGTGGGTCTGCAAACATCACAGCGATCTGGGACTGGAGCAGCTGTACGCCATTTTGAAATTGCGCTCGGAAGTGTTCGTGGTCGAACAGCGCTGCGCGTACCTGGATCCGGACGGTCAGGATCTGGACGGTGACACCTGCCATTTGATGGGTTGGGACGGTGATCAGCTGGTGGCGTACCTGCGCCTGCTGGACCCGGAATCCCAGGGCGGCGACGTGGTGATCGGCCGCGTGCTGACGGCACCGGCCGGGCGTGGCAAGGGGTTGGGGCATGAAATGATGGAACAGGCGCTGAAACAGGCCGAGAAGCGTTGGCCTGAGGTGCCGATCTACCTGTCGGCCCAGGCGCATTTGCAGGGGTATTACGGGAGGTACGGGTTTGTGGTGGCGGGTGAGGAATATCTGGAGGATGACATTCCGCACATAGGTATGCGTCGTTCCTGA
- a CDS encoding winged helix-turn-helix domain-containing protein, translating to MDVSKTKSSFYRRLYVAYLIDSGLASSVPALTEVTGMPRRTAQDTIAALADLDIVCEFEQEEGARNHAGRYRIREWGAIDRGWIERNLRQIKAVLEYP from the coding sequence ATGGACGTAAGCAAGACCAAGAGCAGTTTCTACCGGCGCTTGTATGTGGCGTACCTTATCGACAGCGGCCTGGCGAGCAGCGTGCCGGCGCTGACCGAGGTCACCGGCATGCCCCGGCGCACGGCGCAGGACACGATTGCGGCGCTGGCGGATCTGGATATTGTCTGCGAGTTCGAGCAGGAAGAGGGCGCGCGCAATCATGCGGGGCGTTATCGGATTCGCGAGTGGGGGGCGATTGATCGGGGGTGGATCGAGCGGAATTTGCGGCAGATAAAAGCGGTTTTGGAATATCCCTGA
- a CDS encoding M48 metallopeptidase family protein: MTALKYLQAYPANLQDQVRQLIADNRLGDYLSQRYPGRHDVQSDKALYGYALDLKQEYLRNAPAIDKVLFDNRLDLTHRALGLHTTVSRVQGGKLKAKKEIRIASLFKDAAPEFLKMIVVHELAHFKESDHNKAFYKLCEHMLPGYHQVEFDLRVYLTWRDMQ; this comes from the coding sequence ATGACTGCGTTGAAATACCTCCAGGCCTATCCCGCGAATCTGCAGGATCAGGTGCGCCAATTGATCGCCGACAATCGTCTCGGTGATTACCTGAGCCAACGCTATCCGGGCCGCCACGATGTGCAGAGCGACAAGGCGTTGTACGGCTACGCGCTGGACCTGAAGCAGGAATACCTGCGCAACGCCCCGGCCATCGACAAGGTGCTGTTCGACAACCGCCTCGACCTGACCCATCGCGCCCTCGGCTTGCACACCACGGTTTCGCGGGTGCAGGGCGGCAAGCTCAAGGCCAAGAAAGAGATCCGCATTGCCTCGCTGTTCAAGGACGCCGCGCCGGAGTTTCTGAAGATGATCGTCGTGCACGAGCTGGCGCACTTCAAGGAGTCGGATCACAACAAGGCGTTCTATAAGTTATGTGAGCACATGCTGCCGGGCTACCACCAGGTCGAGTTCGATCTGCGGGTATACCTGACGTGGCGGGACATGCAATAA
- a CDS encoding putative bifunctional diguanylate cyclase/phosphodiesterase translates to MECAQPQPGEGSSVLLIVDDYPENLISMRALLQRQDWQVMTAASGFEALSLLLEHDVDLVLLDVQMPGMDGFEVARLMRGSQRTRLTPIIFLTANEQSQDAVIKGYASGAVDYLFKPFDPQILKPKVQALLEHQRNRRALQRLSQDLESARAFNASVLDNAAEGILVLAEDGLIRFANPAISRLLNAPVKELEGQEFLDFLQKPHIPLWADSEFYASYKRGETLRLHDALLRTAPGQQVPVALSCAPLPSEQHAMVVTVLDMSVVRHLHQQLEFQAVTDPLTGLLNRRGFYQTVENLLLRGERTDSSWVLMYLDLDGFKRVNDSLGHDAGDRVLRWVSEQLKACLRPFDILARMGGDEFTALLDLEFPEQAAKIAEKLIERVSICQQIEGLDIALGASIGIATYPDCGNNLDGLMRASDIAMYEAKRAGRQQYRFYDHEMNGRARSRLMLEESVRNAIENRDFNLVYQPQVAIGDGRIRGFEALLRWQHPSVGDVPPGLFLPLLEEATLISRLGSWIYHRSAGQRKAWEAEFSRDLVIGVSLSNTQFGLPNLVTELRQVLERHGLQPHQMEVEVTEEALTINPDETRKQLKLLRNLGVRVALDDFGSGSCSLSHLRDLELDTLKLDRHLIARLPDSSRDASLVRTVIGLCKEYGLLVIAEGVETVEQYQWLQAHGCEYVQGFLVARPLVAEDTARFTEPFDWSALAG, encoded by the coding sequence ATGGAATGCGCGCAACCCCAGCCAGGTGAAGGCAGCTCAGTCCTTTTGATCGTTGATGATTACCCTGAAAATCTGATCAGCATGCGCGCGTTGCTGCAGCGCCAGGACTGGCAGGTAATGACCGCGGCTTCCGGTTTCGAAGCCCTCAGCCTGCTGCTCGAACACGACGTCGATCTGGTGCTGCTGGATGTGCAGATGCCGGGCATGGACGGTTTCGAAGTCGCGCGGCTGATGCGCGGCAGTCAGCGCACGCGCCTGACCCCCATTATTTTCCTCACCGCCAATGAGCAGTCCCAGGACGCTGTGATCAAGGGTTACGCCAGCGGTGCGGTGGATTACCTGTTCAAACCGTTCGATCCGCAAATTCTCAAGCCCAAAGTCCAGGCGTTACTGGAACACCAGCGCAATCGCCGGGCCTTGCAGCGCCTGAGTCAGGATCTGGAATCGGCGCGGGCCTTTAATGCGTCGGTGCTGGATAACGCCGCCGAAGGCATTCTGGTGCTGGCCGAGGATGGCTTGATCCGCTTCGCCAACCCGGCGATTTCCCGGCTGCTCAATGCGCCAGTGAAGGAACTGGAGGGGCAGGAGTTTCTCGATTTCCTGCAGAAACCGCACATTCCGCTGTGGGCCGATTCCGAGTTTTATGCCAGTTACAAACGCGGCGAGACATTGCGCTTACACGACGCGTTGCTGCGTACCGCACCAGGGCAGCAAGTGCCGGTCGCCTTGTCCTGCGCGCCGCTGCCGAGTGAACAGCACGCGATGGTGGTGACGGTGCTGGACATGTCGGTGGTGCGCCATCTGCATCAACAGCTGGAATTTCAGGCGGTCACCGACCCGCTGACCGGGCTGCTCAATCGCCGGGGTTTCTACCAGACTGTGGAAAACCTGTTGCTGCGCGGCGAGCGCACGGACAGCAGCTGGGTGCTGATGTACCTCGATCTCGACGGCTTCAAAAGGGTCAACGATTCCCTCGGCCATGATGCCGGGGACCGGGTGTTGCGCTGGGTCTCCGAACAATTGAAAGCGTGCCTGCGGCCGTTCGACATTCTGGCGCGGATGGGTGGCGATGAGTTCACCGCGCTGCTGGATCTGGAATTCCCCGAGCAAGCGGCGAAGATCGCCGAGAAGCTCATTGAGCGGGTGTCGATCTGTCAGCAGATCGAAGGCCTCGATATTGCGCTGGGCGCGAGTATCGGCATCGCCACCTACCCGGATTGCGGCAACAACCTCGACGGCTTGATGCGTGCTTCGGACATCGCCATGTACGAGGCCAAGCGTGCCGGGCGTCAGCAATATCGCTTCTACGATCATGAAATGAACGGCCGCGCGCGCTCACGGCTGATGCTGGAAGAGAGCGTGCGCAACGCCATCGAGAACCGGGATTTCAATCTGGTCTACCAGCCGCAAGTCGCGATTGGTGACGGCCGGATTCGCGGTTTCGAAGCGTTGCTGCGCTGGCAGCACCCGAGTGTCGGTGATGTGCCGCCGGGCCTGTTCCTGCCGTTGCTGGAAGAGGCGACGCTGATCAGCCGGCTCGGCAGCTGGATCTATCATCGCAGCGCCGGGCAGCGTAAGGCCTGGGAGGCCGAGTTTTCCAGGGATCTGGTGATCGGCGTGAGCCTGAGCAACACCCAGTTCGGCCTGCCGAATCTGGTCACCGAATTGCGTCAGGTGCTGGAGCGCCATGGTTTGCAGCCGCACCAGATGGAAGTGGAAGTGACCGAAGAGGCGCTGACGATCAACCCGGACGAGACCCGCAAACAGCTGAAGCTGCTGCGCAATCTCGGGGTGCGGGTGGCGCTGGACGATTTCGGTTCCGGCTCCTGCTCGTTGTCGCATCTGCGCGATCTGGAGCTGGACACCCTCAAACTCGATCGGCACCTGATCGCCCGATTGCCGGACTCGTCCCGCGATGCTTCGCTGGTGCGCACAGTCATCGGCTTATGCAAGGAATACGGCTTGCTGGTGATCGCCGAAGGCGTGGAAACCGTCGAGCAATACCAGTGGCTGCAAGCCCATGGATGCGAGTACGTGCAAGGGTTTTTGGTGGCGCGGCCGTTGGTCGCCGAGGACACCGCACGCTTTACCGAGCCGTTCGACTGGAGCGCGTTGGCCGGTTGA